In Salvia miltiorrhiza cultivar Shanhuang (shh) chromosome 4, IMPLAD_Smil_shh, whole genome shotgun sequence, the DNA window ttgattcAAAATCAAAGTGACTCCACATCAAGACTCTATCAACAAGAAGGAAATACGGTAATGTAAACACATCGATTGAAACagttccccaccagcaccagaccattCTCGCTCCTTGCTtttcctgcacatttagaaatacatgcagggcgtgagtacagaatactcagtgggcaaacgccgaaaaaataagaaaggctgctcttagagctatagattgaacttgccacaacATAAGCATCACATAGGGATTTTAGTATAAACGAACCTGTGTAAGAAATTTCGCAaatcataaacatcataaataaacgaTAAGAACGACAGCTGTCGAAAACTCAGCaagtatgtaccacatctacaactcatcattaaaggtactgagaagtaggcctccctctcaagtaccgtgaccggccgacccgaagatggctcacagtcacctctgtgcacaaaatcccgcttgtggcaggaccgaattcatctcatcagtagagggtaacacacaagtcattatcaacaaaaCTCGGCAAGTCAATTAGTTTCAAGCATAACATTAACTCAAATCATAATCATAAATGTCATATCATTTAAGAAAGCTCGTAtaatatgtatactcaaaataatgcccacctggagaACTTAGCTCAAGCTCTTGATAGAATGGAGACAACTTACTTCTTTCCTCTGCTCTTGTCTTCGGATATCATCATCCGAATCGAAGGTTCATGCGATAAAATAACTCTCAGTTAGTAACTCACTTACTAAAGACTTCACTCCTATCTCAAAGTTATCCCGTCACTCATCTTCTATATACTTCACTCATCTTAATCTCctaagggcctgtttgatatgggtttataggtaggataaattaaattaatacaggttagtgtgatgtttgatatcatgttctattaatgtggtcaactcctacttaatctcacttctccatgctattttgtgggaataacccatactaataatccggcCCCTCCCCCTCGGATAACTTTAATActgcgaagttggataaaaattctgctactcttcctcacgcatatcgatgcaaatgcccaagtaatggtggacagacatgatatttttaaaattatatgaggatagttttggtattagataatataatccaacataatcttatggatatcaaacacaatataggattaagtagccatgatatcaaacacccatgaaataatataaatccacactaatttctcaagataattttaatcctaatcaatcctaaactgcaaatcaaacggcccctaaGTATATACTTATATCACAaatcctactctcgacttaacattCAAAAATAACCAGACTAATAGCAATCAAACACATAAACATGCATAGGCACAACAAGCATACATGCTCAAACTCCATACTTCTTTAATGAAAACTCTTCAAAACTCATATTAAACTCTTATAACACTCAAGAATATCAATACATAAACATTTGACTCATTAGACTCAGCATggtggccagagcagagaagaataGCTCGGTAGTGCAGAGCAGAATGACTCGATAGAGCAGAACAGAATGactcgacagagcagagcagaataactcggcagagcagagctgaatgactcggcagagcagagctaaaagactcggcagagcagagctgaatgactcggcagagcagagcagaatgactcggcagagcagagctaatgactcgacagagcagagctgaaagactcgacagagcagagcagaatgactcggcagagcagatctgaatgactcggcagagcagagctgaatgactcggcagagcagagctgaaagactcggcagagcagagctgaatgacTCGGTAGAGCAAGAATGTCGTCGCTCTCTTGTGCGGCCGCAAGTCTGTCATTGAACCAGTGCTCCAGAACTATCCTGATTGCCTCTAACATGGAGCATATGGGAAGACGTCTGGCCCACAACAAACGTGCATTCAAAGACTTGGCAGCATTGGATGTAAGAAAACTATAGCGATTCACCGGACATTGTGATCGCGCCCACTTCTCAGGGCCTACACGCATCAACTTCTCGTACGCCATCGGCTTCAACTGAGCCATAGACGACATTGTACGTGTAAACTCTGAGTGCTCGTAGGCGTATGCAGCCTGGCGGAAAAGCTCTACAACAGCTTGCCCGTAACCCTTGATCTTGTTCAACAAGTGATAGTAGCAAATTCCATGAGTAGCATTCGATaactcgctcttcacagcattagcAATGGAGATATGCGCATCAGAGACAACGATTAAGTTGTTGGGCTGGCCGCAAGCTTGCCTCACATGTGACAGGAATGACTTCCAggactcatcattctcgatcggacCGACACCAAATGCCAAGGGAAAAACTTGCTCGTTTCCATCTTTTGCCACGGCGACGAACAAAATACCATTGTTCTTCCCCTTCAGGTGTGTACCGTCGACCACAATCACTGGTCGAAGATGAAAGTAGAAAGGTGAGATGGAAGCCCCAAGAGCAACAAACAGATATTTGAACCAGTAGTTTTCGTCCACTTCCAAATCTATCAAGGTGCCTGGATTCGCTTGTTGTAGGGCATGAAGATATTTTGGCAGCAGAAGGAACGAATCATCAATTCGACCGTATATCATCTCGAGCCcgagatttcttgcacgcagcgcgacaCCATATTTGATTATGACGCCGAATTCACGTATCAACTCCGCCACAATAGATTTCGGCTTAATGATCTCTCCATCATCACGTATTCTTTTCGCCACATAAGCAGCAACCACATTCAAGTGTGCCTTGATTGGTTTCAATCTACCCAGTTCTCCTTCGCATGAAAGCTCTTTGAACTTATGCACTCCCCACATCTCTTCGCCATGACAAGATGCACGCAAATGGAACTTGCACTTCTTAGAGGGCTTGCACTTGAAATAGAGGCGTCCCTGATCTGAGCGGTCAACTTTTGCCTCAATGCCTTGCTTCATATTCCACAAGCCAACAGCAAGGACCAGTTCTTCTTTACTGTTGTAAAAAGAATTCTTCCCCAATTCATCAACTCTGGCCAggtcactctcgcgagcaacgagcgaagccgtggcgtccactggaatcaacAGAACTATCCAATTTGTTAGATCACCGATCTCGTCCGTCGAATTTCTGTGACGGGTTCTACTTTGTCAGATCTAACCTGCTCGCTCGGCTGTCGTGAACTCTATCAGATCATCGTCTAAATCCTCAGAGGCATCGGAATCTGTGCCCGACTCATTCGCAGGATCGTATTCTTCATCATCTCTATCAGAATCGTCATCAGGTTCTTCGGCTTCGTCTTCAGGTTCTTCAGCTTCATCGATAGGATCTTCATCTATCCGCACCTGCTTGAATCTCCCGCACATTTCATTAAGCTTTTCCGTTTGATTCCATGCGGATTCGTCCAACGGTTGCCCATCCCATGAAAAGTATTGTGTTGGAGGCGAGCTCTGGCGACCATGATACGGCGTATCATGATATGACGTCTCATATTGACTTGATTGTGCTTCATATTCGTGTCCCGAAGAAtgggcaaaataaaaaaaagaatgtaCGCTTCTTCAATCGAACTGTTTatgtgctcaacgtacaccatgggatattcGGCAGTTTCCAACAAGACTTCCACGTCATCGTCGGTGGTCAAGCCACATTTCGTCTCTCGGCCAAATCGATTGGTcaccaaataatacaattggtaGTTCGGGCTCATCGAATGCGTCATTACAATATTGTTGATGTTGTACATCAGGCTTGCAATAGCTTCGTCGACGAGGGGAAGAACCTCCGTATCCGTATCCCCGCCAACATAGTATATACCATCGACGGCTCCATTGTATTTCACATATACGTATctcacgaattccatctataaaaccacataaaatatagtattaaaatatgcCTAACAACCTAAACACATCACAATAAGCACGAAAACGAAACAAGCCTCCCAAACATCACTTCCCGGCGGCACTAGCCTCTGACCTTGTGTGGTCGGAGGCTAGTGTCGCCGACTAATGAGTTTTGGGAGGCTTGTTCCGTTTTCGTGTTAAGTACGTTCGATTAAGCTAGAAACAAGTTTAATATCTTCATAAAAtacttttattattaaaataataacttattttataaatataatgtaAAACATGCTTTTTTCATTAAAACCAACATACAATCAAACATGAAAACGATAATTTATACAAAGAATATGAGATAATCACCTTTTGAGGCagaaattcaacacaaattgcaCCACCTCTCGCAAAAAACCACTTCTCAAATCTTTAAGGATCtattcttcaatttcttctCTAAACTCACGAAAATCTATGAGTAATTGAATTTGTGTTTTctcattcacaaatgcagccttATAAGGACTAATATTAGATTTCTTAGTACAAATTCATGTGAAATGTATTGTTCATTTAGTACAATTCAACCTATTATTTCATGTGCAATTGAatgcatgcataaagtgagCATTAAAGCCTCACTACCATCTAACCTTTTGCAGAGCCACCTTCTCTTATATTTCATGTCGGCATATActtttttttctgaaaaattaacaaaaaaaatacaaatacaaaataaGGATACGTATATTACGTTGAAACATTCATGACAATgcgaaaaattataaaataatatatattgtgaaaCTAAAAAATATTTCCAACCTAACAGACCGACAAGCTTCCCAAAACCGTTCGCCGGAATCACTAGCCTCCTGTGAATTTACACGAGGCTAGTGACGCCGGTTAATAGTTTTTGGGAGGTTTATTACGTTTTTAGCTAGATAACATTATATTGGTTCAGAATATATGAGGTtggatatttttaattgataatttcctattattttatgtgcaattctataattttatgtgtaattctattattttatgtgcaatcaAATCATACATAAAATGAGTATTATTACCCCCACTATAATACAAATTTCGGCAGATTCACTCTCTCTCATGTTTCACATCTATGTGTACTTTTTGtactataaaaaaatgaaacttaaaatttataaaaataacgaTACATAtgttataaaatatcaatacaaaggcaaaaaaaaataatatttatgtatattgtgaacaaaaaaaaaattacaaaggcaacagagtaacaagcctcccataaaccctagccgcctGCAAAAGTCGCGCGTGAATATACCCTGCGGCTTATGCaggcggctagggtttatgggaggcttgttacttctttggctttagaatattttttgttcacaatatacataaatagaattttttttccTGCGTATTGATATTTCAGAACGCACAAACGTAGcctattttatcaaatttttcaAACCTAGAGTACATGAAAGTGGCGTGAGTTAGCAATTAATGTCATTTTCTCAGATTTTGAAgcatttttaactacctatcttacacattttcttacacaattgtacttgtgtaagaaaagtgtaagaccTTTTGCAAAATTCAATGCCTACCTATCAACATCAATTGTACTTTGGGTATTTTCCATAAACATATTATATGGGCGGGTATTTTCCATAGACATATTATCAAAGTGGGTATTTTAAAACCCCACCCTATAAAAAATATAGAAGTAATTTCTACATGCATAAACTTTCACtattttctggaattgcacatcatCTTTAAAATTCGTCtcataatacataacctttctatctaaaaaaaaaattaaatatacaatACAAAATTTGACATAAACTACCAATAAAgactatatacatatatatatatatatatagagagagagagtatatatatatatatatatatatatatatatatatagggggccgctccaatgagaccccctaattttagtgagatctagggcacgatctggtgcgtttattttatcaatcctatggctgatattgtatctggaaggtgattttttttcgcagggttcgaatcctggagggagcagaatattttaaattttgttattcatcagtatatacggtcctgttcatcagtatatatgtcttattcattacgaattttttaaattttatttttcatcagtatgtacatcttgttcattagatatgcgttttgttcattagtattatatgtcttattcattgtactcatgttacacgaaaaatagggggtctcactggagctcgcccctatatatatatatatatatatatatatatatatatatatatatatataggggaccgctccaatgagaccccctaattttagtgagatctagggcacgatctggtgcgtttattttatcaatcctatggctgatattgtatctggagggtgattttttttcgtagggttcgaatcctgtagggagcagaatattttaaattttgttattcatcagtatagacagcattgttcatcagtagaTATTGccttattcatcagtatatatgtcttattcgttactaatttttaaaattttatttttcatcagtatatacatcttgttcgttagatatacgtcttgttcagtagtattatatgtctttttcattgtactcatgttacacgaaaaatagggggtctcatatatatataaatagggtTGGCTTCAACCATACCCACTTTTTATATAGAGATAAGAGACCGAATCTGGATCATTAGATATGAATTGATCAATGGACGAGATTTGcagttatttctttgattttaagTAACTCTTCGCCCAAATGGAAGAAAAATCCTCTTCGAAGGGAAACAAGTAAAAACACGACTGACATAAATTCGTCCGATCGACACAATTCCTACAATCACTCAGTTTCCTAATCTACATCATATCATATTTCGATTCAATGGGGTTTGATTCCAGGTATCTATTTCATTTATGTTTTAACACCGATAATCCTCGTGTATTGATTATGTGTGATTCTCCGGCCGTCGGCAAACCATCTATAATTACATTCAATCGCCGCTGGAATAATTTCGACGATCAATTTGGAGGTTGGATTAGTAAGTTCGACGAACAAGGGTGAGGGATGTTACTTTTTGATGTTAGTCGTTAGTTCATTGAAAATATTCCTTGTTCATAGATAAACAATAAGAACATTATTTCTGCTGAGTAATGAGTAAATCTTTATAGTTCTTTGATATTTGTGTAGTGTTGGTATTAAGGTGCTTGCAGTAAGAGGCATGTGAATTAGGCAAAGGAATTTAATCTTGCACAACatatatgttaaaaagtaatACTTTCGTTCATAATGTCTAAACTCATGATTATCGGGTCAATTAACTCATTTAAGCTATTTGTGAATGAAATTTTAGTTTGATTAACAGTAATTGTAGAAGTATAATTCTTATCTTTATATTGATTTGCACCCGGATGTGAACGTTTTGACGTGTGTAACTTATGCAATGCTAAATTGAATCTATTGTAAGTTTGGGTGATTTTGGGAATCAAACATCTTCCGGTTTCTAAA includes these proteins:
- the LOC131022969 gene encoding uncharacterized protein LOC131022969 yields the protein MCGRFKQVRIDEDPIDEAEEPEDEAEEPDDDSDRDDEEYDPANESGTDSDASEDLDDDLIEFTTAERAVDATASLVARESDLARVDELGKNSFYNSKEELVLAVGLWNMKQGIEAKVDRSDQGRLYFKCKPSKKCKFHLRASCHGEEMWGVHKFKELSCEGELGRLKPIKAHLNVVAAYVAKRIRDDGEIIKPKSIVAELIREFGVIIKYGVALRARNLGLEMIYGRIDDSFLLLPKYLHALQQANPGTLIDLEVDENYWFKYLFVALGASISPFYFHLRPVIVVDGTHLKGKNNGILFVAVAKDGNEQVFPLAFGVGPIENDESWKSFLSHVRQACGQPNNLIVVSDAHISIANAVKSELSNATHGICYYHLLNKIKGYGQAVVELFRQAAYAYEHSEFTRTMSSMAQLKPMAYEKLMRVGPEKWARSQCPVNRYSFLTSNAAKSLNARLLWARRLPICSMLEAIRIVLEHWFNDRLAAAQESDDILALPSHSALLCRVRLY